Within Thermococcus celericrescens, the genomic segment GCACCCCCAGATGGCCATCAAGTACGCCCTCCAGCTTCTCGGCTTCCAGGAAAGCGCCGAGAACTTCCACCACCTTGCGTACGAACACGTTGTCCGCGAGGAGGGCAAGTTCTCGGGCAGGAAAGGAACCTGGGTCGGTTTTACCGTTGATGAGGTCCTCAACGAGGCCGTTCAGCGTGCCAGAGCCCTCGTGGAGGAGAAGAACCCCGGCCTGAGCGGGGAGGAGAAGGAGCACATAGCCGAAGCCGTCGGAGTCGGCGCCGTCCGCTACAACCTCGTTAAGTACAGCCCGGACAAGGTGATAACCTTCCGCTGGGACGATGTTCTCAACTTCGAGGGAGACAGCGCCCCCTACGTTCAGTACGCCCACGCCAGGTGTGCGTCCATCCTCAGAAAGGCCGCGGACGGTGGCATCGAGACCGACTGGGAGGTCCTCATGGAGAGGGCGGACTTTTCGAGGCTCACCAACAGGGAAAAGGAACTGGTAAAGCTCCTCGCCAAGTTCCCCGAGGTCGTGGAGCAGGCGGGCAGGGACGTCAAGCCCCACCTCATCCCGTGGTACGCCAACGAGCTCGCCTCGCTCTTCAACAAGTTCTACATGGACCACCCCGTGCTCAAGGCGGAAGAGGGAATACTGGAGGAGCGCCTGCTGCTCGTCCTGGCGACGAAGCAGGTGCTGAGGAACACGCTCGAGCTTCTCGGAATAGAGGCGCCGGAGAAGATGTGATCAGCCCTCTTTAATCACTTTTTCAACAACCGGGTCTATCATCTGATAGCGGCCGTTTTCCTTCTTTATCCAGCTCATTTTCTCCAGGTTCACGAGAATGCTGTTGAGGCGTGCGTTGGTTATCGGGCCGCCCTTGGCCTCCACGTAGTCCTTTATTTGAGACCACCTTGAAAGTCCAATTGAGATCGCCTTCAAAATCAAAGCGTAGCGGGGAGAGCGCTTTTCCAGTTCAAATAGTTCTTCCCTTATCATCGCCTTTGCCCTGTCCATGGTTGCCTCAATAGCTTTCTCAAAGCTTCCCTTCTTCCAGTATTTGAAGCCAAACTCCACGAGCCATCCAGGGATTCCGTCGAGCTCGTCAACAGCTTTCCGTATCTCATCTTCGGGGACTTTAAGCCCAACCTCTTCAAAGCCTCTCCTCAGGAACTCCTCTGAGAGCTCTCTGGGAAACGGCCTTATCTCGATCTCCTCCGATATTCTGCCGTAAAGAGGGCTGGAATAGTCGTCAATTCCAACGAAGTCATGGAGGAGGCCCACCTCGGAGCCCGTGAATACAAAACTGACATCTGGGAGAGAATCGTATGCATAAGCCACTCCCGTGAGGAAGTCTTTACCTCCACGGGAGCCAAAAAAGCGTAGATACTGCGCCTCGTCGAAGGCAACAACGACCTTTTTTCCGGTCTTTCTTCCGAGCCCTTCCAACCCGTCCAAGACGTCAACCCAGGTTGATTCTCGAGGTCTTAAGTGAAGACCGGCAAGGCTCACGCCATCAACCTTGATTCCCCTAAGGAAACCGACTCTGCCCTTCCCGAGGAGTATCCGGTTTATCTCGTCAACGAGCACAGCTGAGCTTATACTACCGCTGCCAGCAGAATAGAGACGGCGAGTGTCTATATAGATCCCAATACCGGAATACTCGTTCAAGGCGACTTTCAATAGGGAGCTTTTCCCCACGCGTCTGATTCCAATAATAAGGCTTATTGGATACTCGTTTATTCCATTAAGTATACTTTCAAGCTCTTTCTCTCGGTCAAAGATTTCCTCTCTTCTTTCTTTAGGCCTTGGATCAAACAGCATTTGGTATCGCCCCCGATACTAAGTATCGGTACCGATACTTAAGGTTTTCCACAAGATGCTCATGGTGATGATCAGCTCTACGAGACACGGTGGTTGGAGAATGCGAGTTAGATCAAGGGGTTCTTTTCTAATTTTTTGATTGTTCTAACAGTATCAGGTATGTCTCGGTGGCATTCCTGATATACTCAATACTCAGAAAGGGTTGATTGGCATCTCCACCAAAAATGCGATCGCATCATTGAAAAATGTATGGATGTTGTGGGTCAAGAGTAGTCCTAATAATGTCATTGAACTTATTTGGGGAGTAGAGGGATCCAATATTACGATTTCGTTCTCTAAGCATATCTCCTTTTCTTCTAAAAATACTCCACATACAGCATGTGAAGCCTCAAAAACACTTTCTCCTTTGTGAAGAAGCAAAAATACATATACTTCCCGTTCTGAGAATCCCAGTCCCCTCAATATAGAAGCCTCAAGAATAGAAATTTGAAGACAATTCCCGCATCTTTGGCCTATGGTATTTAGAGGATGCAACTCATTGCTATCTTTAATTTTCAAGGTTGGAATGTAGCATATTTCTTTCAGTAAGTCTCTATGTAGCTTTTGAAGTCCTTTTTTATCATTCAACTTAATATTAGCAACCAGACGATTTGCAATATCTGGTATAATATACTTTGAAATCGCCAATGGAGGAACTTTCTGACCTCCTTCCCGCCGTGAGGGGCGGGGGTTTGCCTAACCCCTCGCTAATGGCGGAGAGGTTTGAGGGGTCTCATTCAAACCCACTAAAAAGCGGGTCTTCAACCCCTCCGGGACGGTCTTCCCCCAATTACCCCTCCCTTGAGCGTAAAGCCCGCTCAGACTCGGGGTTATGGTTTTCACAACCTTCTTCAAAATATTAAACGCCCCAACCAAGTCTGAATTGAAGACAAGCCCCGTCTC encodes:
- a CDS encoding AAA family ATPase, which gives rise to MLFDPRPKERREEIFDREKELESILNGINEYPISLIIGIRRVGKSSLLKVALNEYSGIGIYIDTRRLYSAGSGSISSAVLVDEINRILLGKGRVGFLRGIKVDGVSLAGLHLRPRESTWVDVLDGLEGLGRKTGKKVVVAFDEAQYLRFFGSRGGKDFLTGVAYAYDSLPDVSFVFTGSEVGLLHDFVGIDDYSSPLYGRISEEIEIRPFPRELSEEFLRRGFEEVGLKVPEDEIRKAVDELDGIPGWLVEFGFKYWKKGSFEKAIEATMDRAKAMIREELFELEKRSPRYALILKAISIGLSRWSQIKDYVEAKGGPITNARLNSILVNLEKMSWIKKENGRYQMIDPVVEKVIKEG
- a CDS encoding transglutaminase-like domain-containing protein, translated to MAISKYIIPDIANRLVANIKLNDKKGLQKLHRDLLKEICYIPTLKIKDSNELHPLNTIGQRCGNCLQISILEASILRGLGFSEREVYVFLLLHKGESVFEASHAVCGVFLEEKEICLENEIVILDPSTPQISSMTLLGLLLTHNIHTFFNDAIAFLVEMPINPF